A genomic region of Sphingomonas sp. AP4-R1 contains the following coding sequences:
- the arsH gene encoding arsenical resistance protein ArsH — MPLRALADPTDLPNLDRAYAIERPALGLGAGDPAPRILLLYGSLRERSFSRLCVEEAARLLQFFGAETRIFDPSTLPLPDQIAGDDHDAVHELREHSMWSEGHVWCSPERHGQITGVMKTQIDHLPLSMGGMRPTQGRTLAVMQVSAGSQSFNSVNTLRVLGRWMRMFTIPNQSSVAMAYKEFDDAGRMKPSSYYDRIVDVMEELVRITVLMRPHAAQLVDRYSERKEAGVPIDPAIDHSAIAIAPQPASA; from the coding sequence ATGCCCCTGCGTGCGCTTGCCGATCCGACCGACCTTCCGAACCTCGATCGCGCCTATGCGATCGAGCGTCCCGCTCTTGGTCTTGGCGCGGGCGATCCGGCGCCCCGCATCCTGCTGCTCTACGGATCTTTGCGAGAACGCTCCTTTTCGCGGCTCTGCGTCGAGGAAGCGGCGCGCCTGCTCCAATTTTTCGGCGCCGAGACGCGGATATTCGATCCCTCGACATTGCCGCTGCCCGACCAAATCGCCGGCGACGATCACGATGCCGTGCATGAGCTGCGCGAGCATTCGATGTGGAGCGAGGGTCATGTCTGGTGCAGCCCGGAGCGGCACGGCCAGATCACCGGCGTCATGAAGACACAGATCGATCATCTGCCGCTGTCGATGGGTGGGATGCGGCCGACGCAAGGCCGCACGCTCGCGGTGATGCAGGTGTCAGCCGGATCGCAGTCGTTCAACAGCGTCAACACACTGCGCGTCCTCGGTCGCTGGATGCGGATGTTCACCATCCCCAACCAGTCGTCGGTCGCGATGGCGTACAAGGAGTTCGACGATGCGGGCCGCATGAAGCCGTCGAGCTATTATGATCGCATCGTCGATGTGATGGAGGAGCTGGTCCGTATCACCGTGTTGATGCGGCCCCACGCCGCCCAGCTCGTCGATCGCTATTCGGAGCGCAAGGAAGCCGGCGTGCCGATCGATCCGGCAATCGACCATTCGGCAATCGCCATAGCACCGCAGCCCGCAAGCGCGTGA
- the arsN2 gene encoding arsenic resistance N-acetyltransferase ArsN2, which yields MMPAHGSEAPSPTRLRATPIGESDFDGLAFFLAGAGLPTADLKEPGRLFYRVDAGDLIGYAGIEGSGPDRLLRSLVVLPDRRRVGLGRVVLELIEDEAASMGVERLHLLTTTAARFFRTQGYADAARATAPATIAASAEFTKLCPASAAYLVKYLKDAS from the coding sequence ATGATGCCGGCGCACGGGTCTGAGGCGCCGAGCCCGACGCGGCTGCGCGCGACGCCGATCGGCGAATCCGACTTTGATGGGCTCGCCTTCTTCCTGGCCGGCGCCGGACTGCCGACCGCCGATCTGAAGGAGCCGGGCCGGCTCTTCTACCGCGTCGATGCTGGCGATCTCATTGGCTATGCCGGGATCGAAGGTTCGGGTCCGGACCGACTGCTTCGCTCGCTGGTGGTGCTGCCCGATCGCCGTCGTGTCGGCTTGGGCCGCGTCGTGCTCGAACTGATCGAGGACGAAGCTGCAAGCATGGGGGTCGAGCGGTTGCACCTGCTGACCACGACCGCCGCGCGCTTCTTCCGGACGCAGGGCTATGCCGACGCGGCCCGCGCCACGGCGCCGGCCACGATCGCGGCCTCGGCCGAGTTCACCAAGCTGTGTCCGGCCAGCGCCGCCTATCTCGTCAAATACCTGAAAGACGCTTCCTGA
- the arsC gene encoding arsenate reductase (glutaredoxin) (This arsenate reductase requires both glutathione and glutaredoxin to convert arsenate to arsenite, after which the efflux transporter formed by ArsA and ArsB can extrude the arsenite from the cell, providing resistance.), with the protein MSGPVDIVVYHNPECGTSRNTLGLIRNAGIEPHVVEYLKTPPTRELLVQLIARAGITPRELLREKGTPYAELGLADTSLSDDALLDAMMAHPILINRPLVVSPLGVKLCRPSEAVLDLLPNAQLGAFAKEDGQLVVNDAGARV; encoded by the coding sequence ATGAGCGGTCCCGTCGATATCGTCGTCTATCACAACCCCGAATGCGGCACGTCCCGCAACACGCTCGGGCTGATCCGCAATGCTGGCATCGAGCCGCACGTCGTCGAATATCTCAAGACGCCGCCCACGCGCGAGCTGCTGGTCCAGTTGATCGCGCGCGCTGGGATCACCCCGCGCGAGCTGCTGCGCGAGAAGGGCACGCCCTATGCGGAATTGGGCCTCGCCGACACATCGCTGTCGGACGACGCGCTGCTTGATGCGATGATGGCGCATCCGATCCTGATTAACCGCCCGCTGGTCGTCTCGCCGCTTGGCGTGAAGCTGTGCCGCCCTTCCGAGGCCGTGCTAGATCTCCTGCCCAACGCGCAGCTCGGTGCCTTCGCCAAAGAGGACGGCCAGTTGGTCGTCAATGATGCCGGCGCACGGGTCTGA
- a CDS encoding arsenate reductase ArsC → MSDKVFNVLFLCTGNSARSILAESALNKRGGNFRAFSAGSHPKGTVNPDAIALLERIGYPTEGLHSKGWEAFSEPDSPVMDFVFTVCDDAAGEVCPIWPGHPMTAHWGIEDPSHVEGNEIERERAFVKALRYLENRIDLFTALPIGKLEERVLATKLKDIGRTEGATVERLEDAR, encoded by the coding sequence ATGTCCGACAAGGTGTTCAATGTCCTGTTCCTCTGCACGGGCAATTCTGCCCGTTCGATCCTCGCCGAAAGTGCGCTCAACAAGCGCGGCGGTAATTTCCGCGCCTTCTCGGCCGGGAGCCACCCCAAGGGCACGGTCAATCCCGATGCCATCGCGCTCCTGGAGCGGATTGGCTATCCGACCGAGGGGCTGCACTCCAAAGGCTGGGAAGCCTTTTCAGAGCCGGACTCCCCGGTGATGGATTTCGTGTTCACCGTTTGCGACGACGCAGCGGGCGAAGTCTGTCCGATTTGGCCCGGACACCCGATGACGGCCCATTGGGGTATCGAAGATCCCTCGCATGTCGAAGGCAACGAGATCGAGCGCGAGCGCGCTTTCGTGAAGGCCCTGCGCTATCTCGAAAACCGGATTGATCTGTTCACCGCGCTCCCGATCGGTAAGCTCGAAGAGCGTGTGCTTGCTACCAAGCTGAAGGACATCGGCCGCACCGAGGGCGCGACCGTCGAGCGTCTGGAGGACGCCCGATGA
- a CDS encoding helix-turn-helix transcriptional regulator codes for MIDDDALASLAALAHPTRLATFRLLVRHEPDGLSTGQLVEAAGLTQSTFSTHLAVLVKAGLVTPEKQGRQMIQRANIDALRALMLFLAKDCCQGRAELCEPLLAELTCC; via the coding sequence ATGATCGATGATGACGCTCTCGCCTCGCTTGCCGCCCTCGCGCATCCGACCAGGCTCGCGACATTCCGCCTTCTTGTGCGGCATGAACCTGATGGCCTGTCCACGGGCCAGCTCGTCGAGGCGGCCGGGCTGACGCAAAGCACCTTCTCGACCCATCTCGCGGTGCTGGTGAAGGCGGGGCTGGTCACGCCTGAAAAGCAGGGCCGCCAGATGATCCAGCGCGCCAATATCGACGCGCTGCGCGCCCTCATGCTCTTCCTCGCCAAAGACTGTTGCCAGGGCCGTGCTGAACTTTGCGAGCCGCTGCTTGCCGAACTCACCTGCTGCTGA
- a CDS encoding transcription elongation protein SprT, whose protein sequence is MIHDNREAWLNAVALGMAPLFEGLGAPLPGRIRVAIGFTSAGRKGKAIGECWDNRRSADGHFEIFIRPDLAHAPDAMPVQIAAILAHELVHAAVGIAAGHGKLFKRVAIGLGLVGPMRATTPGEGFVALAAPILDGVGPLPHARLDTDGQTTAPKKQTTRLLKCECETCGYTARIARKWLELAGAPLCPVPDHGPMRHDPLDDPDEEDV, encoded by the coding sequence ATGATCCATGATAACCGCGAGGCGTGGCTGAACGCGGTCGCGCTGGGCATGGCGCCCTTGTTCGAGGGGTTGGGAGCCCCCCTCCCCGGCCGCATCCGGGTGGCGATCGGCTTCACCAGCGCAGGCCGGAAAGGCAAGGCGATCGGGGAATGCTGGGATAACCGTCGCAGCGCTGACGGGCATTTCGAGATCTTTATCCGGCCTGACCTCGCGCACGCGCCCGATGCCATGCCGGTGCAGATCGCCGCGATCCTCGCGCATGAGCTTGTCCATGCCGCTGTCGGCATCGCGGCCGGGCATGGGAAGCTGTTTAAACGTGTCGCCATCGGCTTGGGGCTCGTCGGGCCGATGCGTGCGACGACACCCGGAGAGGGCTTCGTCGCGCTTGCGGCCCCGATCCTCGATGGCGTTGGTCCCCTCCCCCATGCGCGCCTCGATACGGATGGACAGACCACCGCGCCTAAGAAGCAGACCACCAGACTGCTCAAATGCGAATGTGAAACCTGCGGCTATACGGCTCGGATCGCGCGCAAATGGCTGGAGCTTGCCGGCGCGCCGCTGTGTCCCGTGCCAGACCACGGACCCATGCGACATGATCCGCTGGACGATCCGGACGAGGAGGACGTATAG
- the parA gene encoding ParA family partition ATPase, whose protein sequence is MKTISIISQKGGAGKTTLAIHLAAAGVEAGLSTLILDADPQATASQWSQWRGGSDPEVVDCASPTLLARKVQQAADLGADLVIIDTPPHADIMAREACKLADLILIPCRPQAFDLSAVETTADLVKAAGKPAFVLFMGGPQRAPATYKDARELIEGSEGVAGMGVPVAPVMLTQRAIYHHSTAQGKAANESEPEGKAAEEVAALWTWIREHVNLSTRKPTRGKRSAA, encoded by the coding sequence ATGAAAACCATCTCGATCATCAGCCAGAAGGGCGGCGCCGGGAAGACCACCCTCGCCATTCACCTGGCCGCAGCGGGCGTGGAGGCCGGGCTTTCGACGCTAATCCTCGACGCCGACCCCCAGGCGACCGCCAGCCAGTGGAGCCAGTGGCGGGGAGGATCGGACCCCGAAGTCGTGGACTGCGCCTCCCCGACCCTTCTTGCCCGCAAGGTGCAGCAAGCGGCCGACCTCGGCGCGGATCTTGTTATCATCGACACACCACCGCACGCCGACATCATGGCGCGCGAGGCCTGCAAGCTCGCCGATCTGATTCTCATCCCGTGTCGCCCGCAGGCCTTCGATCTCTCGGCCGTCGAAACGACGGCCGATCTGGTCAAGGCTGCAGGCAAGCCGGCGTTCGTCCTGTTCATGGGCGGTCCGCAGCGGGCGCCGGCAACCTATAAGGACGCTCGCGAGCTGATCGAGGGGAGTGAAGGCGTCGCCGGCATGGGCGTGCCGGTCGCTCCGGTCATGCTCACCCAGCGCGCGATCTACCATCACAGCACGGCGCAGGGGAAAGCCGCCAACGAGAGCGAGCCCGAAGGCAAGGCGGCCGAAGAGGTCGCCGCCCTCTGGACGTGGATACGCGAACATGTGAACCTGTCCACACGTAAACCAACGCGAGGCAAGCGGAGCGCGGCATGA
- a CDS encoding ribbon-helix-helix domain-containing protein: protein MSRFGAMKQQRVEKARATEAAPAAEPDPGDGTPSPRAVARQGKKAVSAYFSPEVSRGLNVLAAENGTTLQALLGEAIDLLMRQHGKHPFGER, encoded by the coding sequence ATGAGCAGATTCGGTGCGATGAAGCAGCAGCGGGTAGAAAAGGCCCGCGCTACGGAAGCCGCTCCTGCGGCGGAGCCTGATCCCGGCGATGGGACGCCATCGCCGCGCGCGGTGGCTCGCCAGGGCAAGAAGGCGGTGAGCGCCTATTTCAGCCCGGAGGTCAGCCGAGGCCTCAACGTGCTGGCGGCCGAGAACGGAACCACGCTCCAGGCTTTACTAGGCGAGGCGATCGATCTGCTGATGCGCCAGCACGGCAAGCATCCGTTCGGCGAGCGCTAA
- a CDS encoding DUF6771 family protein encodes MDRALLSSIILAAPAWARVGLTMRDAQMRERAADALAATIVERLEEPPALPDRNQLCLPI; translated from the coding sequence ATGGATCGCGCCCTTCTCTCCTCGATCATTCTGGCGGCTCCCGCCTGGGCTCGTGTCGGCCTGACAATGCGGGATGCACAAATGCGCGAGCGAGCCGCCGATGCCTTGGCAGCGACGATCGTCGAGCGCCTGGAAGAGCCCCCTGCCCTGCCCGACCGGAACCAGCTCTGTCTCCCGATCTGA
- a CDS encoding replication initiation protein, with amino-acid sequence MSQTAVADPSIRTIAQKGRGNPFDPANYGEIVKPGELVDIVELTPLTLADRRIYNLLIANAWDRIDEPIIHRIAKTVLKGTHQGNERVESSLLRLMGTIAIVTIRKGGKAFRRRVQLLGPSDESLEKDGFLHYRIPEELIEILRNSEVYARLKTQVMYCFESKYALCLYEMIERRIGLDYKQNEEFTIEEIRGLLNVPEGKLERFADLNKYCLKVAQDEINKLCPFYVDFKPIKNGRKVERVALYWFPKTSSGKRDAQSLIEQHSVVRRAKLRGLAAELPVLVDFGLAAER; translated from the coding sequence ATGTCGCAGACCGCTGTTGCTGATCCGTCCATCAGGACAATTGCCCAAAAAGGGCGCGGAAATCCGTTCGATCCCGCCAATTATGGCGAGATCGTCAAGCCGGGCGAACTGGTCGATATTGTCGAGCTGACCCCCCTCACCCTCGCCGATCGCCGCATCTATAACCTTCTGATCGCGAACGCTTGGGATCGGATCGACGAGCCGATCATCCACCGGATCGCGAAGACCGTCCTCAAGGGCACCCACCAGGGCAATGAGCGGGTGGAAAGCTCGCTTCTGCGGTTGATGGGTACGATCGCGATCGTCACGATCCGCAAGGGCGGCAAGGCCTTCCGCCGTCGCGTCCAGCTCCTCGGCCCGAGTGACGAAAGCCTCGAAAAAGACGGCTTCCTTCATTACCGGATTCCGGAGGAGCTGATCGAGATCCTGCGTAACAGCGAGGTTTACGCCCGGCTCAAAACGCAGGTGATGTACTGTTTCGAGTCGAAATATGCGCTCTGCCTGTACGAGATGATCGAGCGTCGTATCGGTCTCGATTACAAACAGAACGAAGAGTTCACGATCGAGGAAATACGGGGCCTGCTGAACGTGCCTGAGGGCAAGCTGGAGCGCTTCGCTGACCTCAACAAATACTGCCTGAAGGTCGCTCAGGACGAGATCAACAAGCTCTGCCCCTTCTATGTCGACTTCAAGCCGATCAAGAATGGCCGCAAGGTTGAGCGGGTCGCCCTCTACTGGTTCCCCAAAACGTCGAGCGGCAAGCGTGACGCCCAAAGCCTGATCGAGCAGCACAGCGTGGTGCGGCGTGCCAAGTTGCGCGGCCTGGCGGCCGAGCTTCCCGTGTTGGTGGATTTCGGCCTCGCCGCCGAACGGTGA
- a CDS encoding type IV secretory system conjugative DNA transfer family protein, producing the protein MIWVRLTGRAFRNMLRWVARDPLSAVHAILFSPMRVLKHLIGVVVIFLVATLVLSSASTSLLYFAKVRDGSPIGSIVQIGTMLILVGLLFRALVKPMVMRFGFEGGDSDTHGSARFATRDETRALDRTDGLLIGRDLKTKRLMRYAGPAHLLTIAPTRSGKGVGTIIPNLLEYPFGLVCIDPKGENARIAARQRSRFGPVHILDPFGITGVVGAAAYNPLDRIDPQGLDHADDCMTLADALVHDAHNEMSEAHWNEEAKALIAGLLLHIVETEPLATRTLATLRDRLTLAPAAFEKLLNDMQAQGGLVARAANRHLGKSDREAAGVLSSAQRHTHFLDSPRMTAALGRSDFAFADIKSAPATIFLVLPPDRLDTYARWLRLMIAQALTELARVPGKAPWPVLFLLDEFAALGHLEPVERAMGLMAGYGIQLWPILQDIHQLRALYGQRAGTFLSNAGVLQIFGVNDQQSAQLVSDLLGQETVVFETVSRAIDAEESGLSFTQHHTARALLTPDEVRTLKPDRQLLFLAGQRPIIATKLRYYADREFAGRFDQA; encoded by the coding sequence ATGATCTGGGTGAGGCTGACCGGACGCGCTTTCCGCAACATGCTCCGATGGGTCGCACGAGATCCGCTAAGCGCCGTCCACGCAATCCTGTTCAGCCCGATGCGGGTGCTGAAGCATCTCATCGGCGTGGTGGTAATCTTTCTAGTGGCAACGCTGGTGCTGAGCAGCGCGAGCACGTCCCTCCTCTACTTCGCCAAGGTCCGGGATGGATCGCCCATCGGGAGCATCGTCCAGATCGGCACGATGCTCATTCTGGTCGGTCTGCTATTTCGGGCGCTCGTCAAACCGATGGTGATGCGTTTTGGCTTCGAAGGCGGAGACAGCGACACGCATGGCTCGGCCCGCTTCGCGACCCGCGACGAAACCCGCGCCCTTGATCGCACCGACGGCCTGCTGATCGGCCGCGACCTTAAGACCAAGCGCCTCATGCGCTATGCTGGCCCTGCCCATCTGTTGACGATCGCTCCGACGCGCAGCGGCAAGGGCGTCGGCACGATCATTCCCAATCTGCTCGAATACCCCTTCGGCCTGGTCTGCATCGACCCCAAGGGCGAGAACGCGCGGATCGCCGCGCGCCAGCGGTCCCGCTTCGGCCCGGTCCATATCCTCGATCCCTTCGGGATCACGGGAGTCGTCGGCGCCGCTGCCTATAATCCGCTCGATCGTATCGACCCGCAGGGTCTCGACCACGCCGATGATTGCATGACGCTCGCCGACGCACTGGTCCACGATGCCCATAACGAGATGAGCGAGGCGCACTGGAACGAGGAGGCCAAGGCGCTGATCGCCGGCCTGCTGCTCCACATTGTCGAGACAGAGCCGCTGGCGACCCGCACGCTCGCCACGCTGCGCGATCGGCTGACATTGGCACCTGCCGCATTCGAAAAGCTGCTCAACGACATGCAAGCACAAGGCGGCCTGGTCGCGCGCGCCGCCAACCGACATCTCGGCAAGTCCGATCGCGAGGCGGCCGGCGTATTGTCTTCGGCACAGCGCCATACCCATTTTCTCGATAGCCCGCGCATGACGGCGGCGCTTGGCCGATCCGATTTCGCCTTCGCCGATATCAAGTCTGCGCCCGCCACGATCTTCCTCGTGCTGCCGCCCGATCGGCTCGACACCTATGCGCGCTGGCTCCGTCTGATGATCGCCCAGGCGTTGACCGAGCTGGCCCGCGTACCAGGCAAGGCCCCGTGGCCGGTCCTATTCCTGCTCGATGAGTTCGCGGCGCTCGGACACCTTGAGCCTGTCGAGCGCGCGATGGGATTGATGGCCGGCTATGGCATCCAGCTTTGGCCGATTTTGCAGGACATCCACCAGCTCCGCGCGCTTTACGGCCAGCGCGCCGGCACCTTCCTGTCCAATGCCGGCGTCCTTCAGATCTTCGGTGTGAACGATCAACAAAGCGCGCAGCTCGTCTCGGATCTGCTCGGCCAGGAAACGGTCGTGTTCGAGACGGTGAGCCGCGCGATCGACGCGGAGGAGTCCGGCCTCTCCTTCACCCAGCACCATACCGCCCGCGCACTGCTGACGCCGGACGAGGTTCGCACGCTCAAACCCGACCGCCAGCTCCTCTTCCTTGCCGGGCAGCGGCCGATCATCGCGACTAAACTGCGCTACTATGCCGATCGCGAATTTGCCGGGCGGTTCGATCAAGCCTGA